A single Primulina eburnea isolate SZY01 chromosome 11, ASM2296580v1, whole genome shotgun sequence DNA region contains:
- the LOC140805163 gene encoding protein RETICULATA-RELATED 3, chloroplastic-like, whose translation MAARLCYCSIAGHRHLVTTAPLLIAKLTPGFTDTTFRFNIFLPALQCRHKKLLNSDLESKFHAPCAGGGGGDIGVGQGNGAGGGGSSGWSGGGDYRESKSSWDGFGTIGAFINGWRSRVAADPQFPFKVLMEELVGVSSCVIGDMASRPNFGLNELDFVFSTLVVGSILNFVLMYILAPTLSLSTQSLPGIFASSPASHMFEPGPFSLVNRLGTCIYKGALFAAVGFAAGLVGTGISNGLINMRKKMDPNFETPNKPPPMVLNATTWAIHMGVSSNLRYQTLNGVEFVLAKGFPPFLFKTSVVVLRCLNNVLGGMTFVILARLTGSQSVPKTIPAAVEDGSGEEKEKLVKNKDDDLQASDYASK comes from the coding sequence ATGGCGGCTCGGCTTTGCTACTGTTCTATTGCTGGCCACCGTCACCTCGTCACCACCGCTCCTCTTCTCATTGCCAAACTGACCCCTGGATTTACCGACACGACTTTCCGTTTTAATATTTTCCTCCCTGCATTGCAATGCAGACACAAGAAACTGCTTAATTCTGATTTGGAGTCAAAATTTCACGCCCCTTGTGCTGGCGGCGGCGGAGGAGATATTGGTGTTGGCCAGGGTAATGGTGCTGGAGGTGGTGGCAGCAGTGGGTGGAGTGGTGGTGGAGACTACCGTGAATCCAAGTCGTCGTGGGATGGCTTTGGAACCATTGGGGCTTTTATAAATGGATGGAGGTCAAGGGTTGCTGCCGATCCACAATTTCCTTTCAAAGTTCTGATGGAAGAATTGGTTGGTGTTAGCTCATGTGTTATTGGAGACATGGCATCACGTCCCAATTTTGGCCTCAATGAGCTCGATTTCGTGTTCTCAACCCTTGTCGTTGGTTCCATTCTGAATTTTGTGCTCATGTATATCCTGGCCCCAACCCTGTCATTGTCAACCCAAAGTCTTCCAGGAATTTTCGCCAGTTCTCCAGCAAGCCATATGTTCGAACCTGGGCCTTTTAGCTTGGTGAATAGGCTCGGTACTTGCATTTATAAAGGTGCTCTATTTGCTGCTGTTGGATTTGCGGCTGGGCTGGTTGGGACTGGTATTTCCAATGGATTGATCAATATGAGGAAGAAAATGGATCCCAATTTTGAGACACCGAACAAGCCTCCTCCAATGGTTTTGAACGCCACGACCTGGGCTATTCACATGGGTGTCAGCAGTAACTTGAGATACCAAACTCTTAATGGAGTCGAGTTTGTGTTAGCCAAGGGATTCCCGCCCTTCCTATTCAAGACATCTGTTGTAGTTTTGAGATGCTTGAACAATGTTCTTGGCGGAATGACGTTTGTCATTTTGGCCAGGTTGACAGGGTCGCAAAGTGTTCCTAAAACGATCCCAGCAGCTGTAGAGGATGGATCAGGTGAAGAGAAGGAGAAATTGGTGAAAAACAAGGACGATGATTTGCAAGCTAGTGATTATGCTTCCAAGTGA